From the genome of Phyllostomus discolor isolate MPI-MPIP mPhyDis1 chromosome 12, mPhyDis1.pri.v3, whole genome shotgun sequence, one region includes:
- the SNX20 gene encoding sorting nexin-20 has product MASAKHPGSPGWTGRTARSPAGAKQEATAAGPDLPSPGPEGDSDGDGSPSPNSSMTTRELQEYWRNEKGCWKPVKLLFEIASARIEERKFCKFVMYQVVVIQTGSFDSDKAVLGRRYSDFQALQKSLLKTFPEEIEDVPFPRKHLVGNFTQEMILERKLAFKEYLSLLYSIRCVRRSREFIDFLTRPELKEAFGCLRAGQYTKALDILLHVVPLQQKLTGHWPVAVVPALCAMLVCHRELERPLEAFAAGERALERLHAREGHRYYAPLLEAMIRLAYALGKDFVSLQERLEDCQLRRPTARGFTLKELAVREYL; this is encoded by the exons ATGGCCAGCGCCAAGCACCCTGGGAGCCCCGGATGGACAGGACGTACGGCCCGGAGCCCGGCAGGGGCCAAGCAGGAAGCAACAGCCGCTGGCCCAGACCTCCCCTCTCCAGGACCTGAAGGGGACTCAG ACGGCGATGGCAGCCCGAGCCCCAACTCCAGCATGACCACGCGGGAGCTGCAGGAGTACTGGAGGAACGAGAAGGGCTGCTGGAAGCCCGTCAAGCTGCTCTTCGAGATCGCCTCGGCCCGCATCGAGGAGAGAAAGTTCTGCAAGTTTGTG ATGTACCAGGTCGTGGTCATCCAGACCGGGAGCTTCGACAGCGACAAAGCCGTCCTGGGGCGGCGCTACTCGGACTTCCAGGCGCTCCAGAAAAGCCTCCTCAAGACCTTCCCGGAGGAGATCGAAGACGTGCCCTTCCCCCGGAAGCACCTGGTGGGGAACTTCACGCAGGAGATGATCCTGGAGCGCAAGCTGGCCTTCAAGGAGTACCTGAGCCTGCTCTACTCCATCCGCTGCGTGCGCAGGTCCCGCGAGTTCATCGACTTCCTGACGCGGCCCGAGCTGAAGGAGGCCTTCGGCTGCCTGCGGGCCGGCCAGTACACCAAGGCCCTGGACATCCTGCTGCACGTGGTGCCCCTGCAGCAGAAGCTGACGGGGCACTGGCCCGTGGCCGTGGTGCCCGCCCTCTGCGCCATGCTGGTGTGCCACCGGGAGCTCgagcgccccctggaggcctTTGCGGCCGGCGAGCGGGCCCTGGAGCGCCTGCACGCCCGGGAGGGGCACCGCTACTACGCGCCGCTGCTGGAGGCCATGATCCGCCTGGCCTACGCGCTGGGCAAGGACTTCGTGTCGCTGCAGGAGAGACTGGAGGACTGCCAGCTCCGGAGGCCCACCGCCCGGGGCTTCACCCTGAAGGAACTGGCCGTGCGGGAATATCTGTGA